The following coding sequences lie in one Rhizobium rhododendri genomic window:
- the leuD gene encoding 3-isopropylmalate dehydratase small subunit, protein MDKFVKLTGVAAPLPVVNVDTDMIIPKDYLKTIKRTGLGVGLFAEARYRDDGTPNPDFVLNKPAYQNAKILVAGDNFGCGSSREHAPWALLDFGIRCVISTSFADIFYNNCFKNGILPITVSPEDLEKLMDDASRGSNAVLTVDLENMAITGPDGGSITFDLDPFKRHCLLNGLDDIGLTLEKGAAIDRFEKSNAVAHPWA, encoded by the coding sequence ATGGACAAGTTCGTGAAGCTGACGGGTGTCGCGGCACCTCTCCCGGTCGTCAATGTCGATACCGACATGATCATCCCGAAGGATTATCTGAAGACTATCAAACGCACCGGCCTCGGCGTCGGCCTGTTTGCCGAGGCTCGCTACCGGGATGACGGTACGCCGAATCCGGATTTCGTGCTGAACAAGCCAGCCTATCAGAACGCCAAGATCCTGGTTGCCGGCGACAACTTCGGCTGCGGCTCGTCGCGCGAGCATGCTCCCTGGGCGCTGCTCGATTTCGGTATTCGATGCGTCATTTCCACGAGCTTTGCCGATATCTTCTACAACAACTGCTTCAAGAACGGCATTCTGCCGATCACGGTTTCGCCGGAAGACCTGGAAAAGCTGATGGACGACGCTTCGCGTGGCTCCAATGCTGTCCTGACGGTCGATCTCGAAAACATGGCAATCACCGGTCCTGACGGCGGCTCGATCACCTTCGATCTCGACCCCTTCAAGCGCCATTGCCTGCTGAACGGCCTCGACGACATCGGCCTGACGCTGGAAAAGGGAGCGGCCATCGACCGCTTCGAAAAGTCCAACGCCGTCGCCCATCCCTGGGCCTGA
- a CDS encoding GGDEF domain-containing protein, which translates to MDEDEIIPPDVLASMLVRMFELAPIAMAITTSDTRTSSYAKVNDAYLRLTGLNWDKIRGKKLISEGSAIDSPARDRRHRLLAEEGSYVLEEVDIVHVDGTTIPTLISAQRTVVNGVSFDVEVIVDVSSRVRQQREIENALKASALTDALSGLPNRASFDAVIADHLNENRPTRNILALAFIDLNGFKAVNDRLGHGAGDEVLRIIAARLREHSRANDFIARIGGDEFAILIEADLATASTLPQTIRETMERVFKPIAIEGHVTDTGAAVGVAFLGADDDPASFVKRADEFMYLAKTTEQRVAVVCSGQILTPVSPIARAR; encoded by the coding sequence ATGGACGAGGACGAAATAATTCCACCAGACGTGCTAGCTTCGATGCTGGTGCGGATGTTTGAATTGGCTCCCATCGCAATGGCGATTACCACCAGTGACACACGAACTTCCAGCTATGCGAAGGTCAATGACGCCTATCTTCGGCTGACGGGTCTCAACTGGGACAAGATCCGGGGAAAGAAGCTCATTTCCGAAGGATCGGCGATCGATAGCCCTGCGCGCGACCGTCGTCATCGGTTGCTGGCGGAAGAAGGCAGCTATGTGCTCGAAGAGGTCGATATCGTTCATGTCGACGGCACGACGATACCGACGCTGATCTCGGCCCAGCGCACCGTCGTCAACGGCGTCTCCTTCGATGTCGAAGTCATTGTCGACGTCTCATCGCGCGTCCGGCAGCAACGCGAGATCGAGAACGCCCTGAAGGCGTCGGCCTTGACGGATGCTCTTTCGGGACTTCCGAACAGGGCCAGCTTCGACGCTGTGATCGCCGACCATCTCAACGAAAATAGGCCGACTAGGAATATCCTGGCTCTTGCCTTCATTGATCTGAACGGTTTCAAGGCAGTCAACGACAGGCTGGGCCACGGCGCCGGCGACGAGGTCTTGCGAATTATAGCTGCCCGTTTGCGCGAGCACTCCCGCGCCAACGACTTTATCGCCAGGATCGGCGGCGATGAGTTCGCAATACTGATCGAGGCCGATCTGGCCACCGCATCGACATTACCGCAGACAATCCGCGAAACCATGGAGCGCGTCTTCAAGCCTATCGCCATTGAAGGGCATGTCACCGATACCGGCGCTGCGGTCGGCGTCGCATTTCTCGGCGCCGACGACGATCCCGCCTCCTTCGTCAAGCGGGCAGATGAGTTCATGTACCTTGCCAAGACGACGGAGCAACGCGTTGCGGTCGTCTGCTCCGGTCAGATCCTGACGCCGGTATCACCAATCGCGCGCGCGCGATAA
- a CDS encoding DHA2 family efflux MFS transporter permease subunit gives MSAATTAGGAAEKSSPVVNPWLIAMVVSLATFMEVLDTTIANVALRYISGGLAVSSDEASWVVTTYLVSNAIVLVASSFIAKRYGRRRFYLACLAVFTISSILCGLAWNLESLLLFRMIQGFAGGGMVPISQSILADSFPPAKRGQAFALFGVAVVVAPVVGPTLGGYLSDNFSWHWCFLINGPVGVLALALVYMLVKEPEKLRKERAEMRKKGIRFDIIGFLLVATFLGALEMVLDRGQTEDWFDSNFIVVTTSLCATALLAAIPWLLTKRNPVIDVGLLASRQFGSCFIVMLATGAILIATTQFIPQVLQENFGYTATWAGLALSPGGVVTMMMMFVCGRLATKVQPRYLIAIGGGIIAFAMWYMTRLYADLNFGFFVWSRMYLGLGLPLIFIPITSASYDGLRPDQTDQASALINAARNTGGSIGVSIASNVLAHREQFHQSRLIEGVVPSDPGYTSTLQSVTQYFVDRGSSMVDAQSRALAWISTQVQNQASYLAYIDVFHTLMVISLCVIPLALILRKIDLTGGAPAGGH, from the coding sequence GTGAGCGCCGCTACTACCGCCGGCGGAGCGGCTGAGAAGTCTTCACCGGTCGTCAATCCGTGGCTGATTGCGATGGTGGTGTCGCTCGCCACCTTCATGGAGGTGCTGGACACGACGATCGCCAACGTAGCGCTGCGCTACATCTCGGGCGGCCTTGCGGTCAGCTCCGATGAGGCATCCTGGGTGGTGACGACCTATCTGGTGTCGAATGCCATCGTGCTGGTGGCCAGCAGCTTTATCGCCAAGCGCTACGGACGCCGGCGCTTCTATCTCGCCTGCCTCGCCGTCTTTACAATCTCCTCCATTCTGTGCGGACTGGCGTGGAATCTCGAATCGCTGCTGCTCTTCCGCATGATCCAGGGTTTTGCAGGAGGCGGCATGGTGCCGATTTCGCAGTCGATCCTGGCTGACTCCTTTCCGCCGGCCAAGCGCGGGCAGGCCTTTGCGCTGTTCGGCGTGGCTGTCGTTGTTGCCCCGGTCGTTGGCCCGACGCTGGGGGGATACCTGTCTGATAATTTTTCCTGGCACTGGTGCTTCCTGATCAACGGTCCCGTCGGCGTGCTGGCTCTCGCCCTGGTCTATATGCTGGTGAAGGAGCCCGAAAAGCTCCGCAAGGAGCGGGCCGAGATGCGAAAGAAAGGTATCCGCTTCGATATTATCGGCTTCCTTCTCGTGGCCACCTTCCTCGGCGCTCTCGAAATGGTGCTCGACCGCGGCCAGACGGAAGACTGGTTCGATTCGAACTTCATCGTCGTCACCACGTCTCTTTGCGCAACCGCGCTTCTGGCGGCTATTCCGTGGCTGCTGACAAAGCGAAATCCGGTGATCGACGTCGGACTGCTGGCCAGCCGGCAATTCGGCTCCTGCTTCATCGTCATGTTGGCGACCGGCGCCATCCTCATTGCCACGACCCAGTTCATTCCGCAGGTGCTGCAGGAGAACTTCGGCTATACCGCCACCTGGGCCGGGCTTGCCCTGTCGCCCGGCGGCGTGGTTACGATGATGATGATGTTCGTCTGCGGCCGTCTGGCGACTAAGGTCCAGCCGCGATACCTGATCGCCATCGGCGGCGGCATCATCGCTTTTGCCATGTGGTATATGACGAGGCTCTACGCCGATCTCAACTTCGGTTTTTTCGTCTGGTCGCGTATGTATCTCGGGCTCGGTTTGCCACTGATCTTCATCCCGATCACATCGGCCTCATACGACGGGTTGCGACCAGATCAGACGGACCAGGCGTCCGCGCTCATCAATGCAGCCCGCAATACCGGTGGTTCCATCGGCGTATCGATCGCCTCCAATGTCCTTGCGCATCGGGAGCAATTCCATCAGAGCCGGCTGATCGAGGGGGTGGTCCCCTCGGATCCCGGCTATACCAGCACGCTGCAGTCGGTCACCCAGTATTTTGTTGACCGGGGCTCCAGCATGGTGGATGCGCAATCGCGGGCGCTAGCCTGGATCAGCACGCAGGTTCAGAACCAGGCGAGTTATCTCGCCTATATCGACGTCTTCCATACGTTGATGGTGATTTCACTCTGTGTCATTCCGCTGGCGCTGATCCTGCGCAAGATCGACCTGACCGGCGGGGCGCCGGCCGGCGGCCATTGA
- a CDS encoding HlyD family secretion protein — translation MDNNPHAPTSRAARPEDAVEDDADTKAADDTEQQDEEKKPSVLRRHPFIVLLVIVAIILLAIGSYVYWLIYVHPYETTDDAFVDARSFSVAAKVSGYVSEVPVTDNQHVNAGDVILKIDPRDYQIALDQAKSQIDVSNAAIASADAQIAASAASIDQQKAQLASAAAALQFARDEATRQDQLLKSGAGSQQTQQQATSTLRQNEANLAQAQASVTSAVKNKVASEAQRASAVADLHQAEAQVETAEQNLKYTTISAAQPGRVVRLSGSKGQYVQAAQAVAMFVPDEIWVTANFKETQLTDMRPGQPVDVTIDAYPDHVLKGKVASVQPGSGTAFSLLPAENATGNYVKVTQRVPVKILVDSWPADVSIGPGMSVIPVVTVRPRH, via the coding sequence TTGGACAACAACCCGCACGCTCCGACCAGCCGCGCCGCGAGGCCTGAAGACGCAGTCGAGGACGACGCAGACACGAAGGCCGCAGACGACACAGAGCAGCAGGATGAGGAGAAGAAACCCTCTGTCCTCCGCCGCCATCCGTTCATCGTGCTGCTGGTGATCGTCGCCATCATCCTTTTGGCTATCGGCAGCTACGTTTATTGGCTCATCTACGTGCATCCCTACGAGACGACGGACGACGCCTTTGTAGACGCGCGCAGCTTTTCAGTCGCCGCCAAGGTCTCGGGCTATGTCTCCGAAGTGCCGGTCACCGATAACCAGCACGTCAACGCCGGCGATGTCATCCTGAAGATCGACCCGCGAGACTACCAGATTGCTCTCGATCAGGCGAAAAGCCAGATCGACGTGTCGAATGCTGCGATTGCCAGCGCCGATGCGCAGATTGCCGCCAGCGCGGCATCGATCGACCAGCAGAAGGCGCAGCTTGCGTCGGCAGCGGCAGCCCTGCAATTTGCCAGGGACGAGGCCACCCGGCAGGACCAGCTGCTGAAATCAGGCGCCGGCTCGCAGCAGACCCAGCAGCAGGCAACATCGACCCTGCGCCAGAACGAGGCCAACCTTGCCCAGGCGCAGGCAAGCGTCACCTCTGCGGTCAAGAACAAGGTCGCATCCGAGGCACAGCGCGCCAGCGCCGTCGCCGACCTCCATCAGGCCGAGGCTCAGGTCGAGACAGCCGAGCAAAACCTCAAATATACGACGATCTCGGCTGCTCAGCCCGGCCGCGTCGTCCGTCTCAGCGGCTCAAAAGGCCAATATGTCCAGGCGGCACAGGCCGTCGCCATGTTCGTGCCGGACGAAATCTGGGTCACGGCCAATTTCAAGGAGACCCAGCTTACCGACATGCGTCCGGGCCAGCCGGTGGATGTCACGATCGATGCCTATCCGGATCACGTGCTCAAAGGCAAGGTAGCCTCAGTACAGCCCGGCTCGGGCACCGCCTTCTCGTTGCTGCCGGCTGAAAACGCCACCGGAAACTACGTCAAGGTGACGCAGCGCGTACCGGTCAAGATCCTCGTCGACAGCTGGCCGGCGGATGTCTCGATCGGCCCCGGAATGTCGGTCATTCCGGTCGTCACCGTTCGGCCGAGGCACTGA
- a CDS encoding cation:proton antiporter has protein sequence MAPATAFAEEGAKGGASESLFLIQIVILVVVGRLLGEAMVRIGQPSIMGQIIGGIILGPSILGQIWPDAQAHIFPTSPEQKSMTDAVAQLGILFLLLLAGMETDLGLAKRLRRAALGVSLTGIAVPFAAGFALGQLIPAEFLPDASKRLVTSLFLGTALSISSVKIVASVVREMDFMRRNIGQLIVASAIIDDTVGWVIIAVTFSLAEKGAVDLPTLAKAVIGTLAFMAFSFTIGRKLVFEIIRFTNDRFRSDLPVLSAIIAIMGGMAIITNAIGVHTVLGAFVAGILVGESPILTRQIDEQLRALTTALFMPVFFGLTGLHTDLSVLGDPSTLMLAVGLIVIASLGKFGGAFAGAKIGKFSNAEALALGCGMNARGSTEVIVATIGLSVGVLDERLFSVIVAMAVVTTMAMPPTLRWALARLPMRDEERERLKQEEFEERSFLQKFERILLAIDVSASSHLAARIAGHFAAVRKTPVTVLDIIGEEAPAAKPEAAGDSDPKAAVARAEEGAERVKAAADDAVATTTDPHQPETTDIHITTKIKDANLRKILGEGAEKGHDLLFIGVEPTVDTAGGFHEQLSVMTSAFRGTTAIVSSRGELPVDKNLRILVPISGTERSTRAAELAFVIAKATECQISVLYIREPQQIRSLPRVSDASNAHVAAFKKIDEIALYNGVKVRKIVQEGAAPELSILRHARKGDYNLIVLGVSRRAGERLSYGAIADTLLEAADRSFVFFETE, from the coding sequence ATGGCGCCCGCAACTGCATTTGCTGAAGAGGGCGCCAAGGGAGGCGCGTCGGAAAGTCTGTTCCTGATCCAGATCGTCATCCTCGTGGTCGTCGGCCGCCTGCTCGGCGAGGCCATGGTGAGGATCGGCCAGCCATCGATCATGGGGCAGATCATCGGTGGCATCATTCTCGGCCCTTCGATCCTCGGCCAGATCTGGCCAGATGCCCAGGCGCATATCTTCCCGACGTCTCCCGAACAGAAGAGTATGACGGATGCCGTGGCGCAGCTCGGTATCCTGTTCCTGCTGCTGCTGGCCGGTATGGAAACCGATCTCGGGCTCGCCAAGCGGCTGCGGCGGGCAGCCCTCGGCGTGTCGCTGACCGGTATTGCCGTGCCGTTTGCCGCCGGTTTCGCGCTGGGGCAGCTTATCCCCGCAGAGTTCCTCCCGGATGCCAGCAAGCGGCTGGTGACGTCGCTGTTTCTCGGTACTGCGCTATCGATCTCGTCGGTAAAGATCGTCGCCTCCGTCGTTCGCGAGATGGACTTCATGCGCCGGAACATCGGTCAACTGATCGTCGCCTCGGCGATCATTGACGATACGGTCGGCTGGGTGATCATTGCCGTGACCTTCAGCCTGGCGGAAAAGGGTGCCGTCGACCTGCCGACGCTCGCCAAGGCGGTCATCGGCACGCTGGCCTTCATGGCCTTCAGCTTTACCATCGGCCGAAAACTGGTGTTCGAGATCATCCGCTTCACCAATGACCGGTTCCGCAGCGACCTGCCTGTGCTGAGTGCGATCATTGCCATCATGGGCGGCATGGCGATCATCACCAATGCTATCGGCGTCCACACGGTACTTGGCGCTTTCGTGGCCGGTATCCTGGTCGGCGAATCGCCGATACTGACGCGCCAGATCGACGAGCAGCTGCGGGCGCTGACGACGGCGTTGTTCATGCCTGTGTTTTTCGGGCTTACCGGCCTGCATACCGACCTCAGCGTGCTCGGCGATCCCTCGACGCTGATGCTCGCCGTCGGACTGATCGTCATTGCCAGCCTCGGCAAGTTCGGTGGTGCCTTTGCCGGCGCCAAGATCGGCAAGTTTTCGAATGCCGAAGCGCTGGCGCTCGGCTGCGGCATGAACGCGCGCGGCTCGACGGAAGTGATCGTCGCCACTATCGGTCTCTCCGTCGGCGTCCTCGACGAGCGACTGTTCTCGGTCATCGTCGCCATGGCCGTGGTGACGACCATGGCAATGCCGCCGACGCTGCGCTGGGCACTGGCGCGTCTGCCGATGCGCGACGAGGAGCGCGAGCGGCTGAAACAGGAGGAATTCGAGGAGCGCAGCTTCCTGCAGAAATTTGAACGGATCCTGCTGGCGATCGACGTTTCCGCGAGCAGCCATCTGGCCGCGCGCATTGCCGGCCATTTCGCTGCGGTGCGCAAGACACCGGTGACGGTGCTCGACATCATCGGCGAGGAGGCTCCGGCGGCAAAGCCGGAAGCTGCCGGCGATAGCGATCCGAAGGCAGCCGTCGCCCGGGCCGAGGAGGGGGCAGAGCGCGTCAAGGCTGCGGCCGACGACGCGGTGGCAACGACCACCGATCCGCACCAGCCGGAAACTACCGACATCCATATCACTACGAAAATCAAGGATGCCAACCTGCGCAAGATCCTCGGCGAGGGTGCGGAGAAGGGCCACGACCTGTTGTTCATCGGAGTCGAGCCGACGGTCGATACTGCCGGTGGCTTCCACGAGCAACTGTCGGTCATGACATCGGCCTTCAGGGGAACGACGGCGATCGTGTCCTCGCGGGGCGAACTGCCGGTCGACAAGAATTTGCGCATCCTGGTGCCGATCAGCGGCACGGAACGTTCGACGCGCGCCGCCGAGCTTGCTTTCGTCATTGCAAAGGCGACGGAGTGCCAGATTTCGGTGCTTTATATCCGCGAACCGCAGCAGATCCGCTCGCTGCCGCGCGTCAGTGACGCCAGCAATGCCCATGTGGCCGCGTTCAAGAAGATCGACGAGATCGCTCTCTACAACGGGGTCAAGGTCCGCAAGATCGTTCAGGAAGGGGCCGCGCCCGAGCTGTCGATCCTTCGCCATGCGCGCAAGGGCGATTACAACCTCATCGTGCTCGGTGTCAGCCGCAGGGCAGGGGAGCGGCTTTCCTACGGCGCAATTGCCGATACCCTGCTGGAAGCTGCGGACCGGTCCTTCGTGTTTTTCGAAACCGAGTAA
- a CDS encoding regulatory protein RecX, with protein sequence MLAWTRNATLSRLERRMMTEKELSEAIVKKAKAKFEDITGDQLRAISAAAVALAYEQKALDDGAYARQKTDAAVRNGKSKRFIAQTLSAKGVDTDVAASALKDTDDLYAAVVFARKRAFGPYRRGEADDKRKAKELSAFARNGFGFTIGNAVFEMSADEADAILAG encoded by the coding sequence ATGCTGGCGTGGACGCGCAATGCAACGCTCTCCCGTCTCGAGCGGCGGATGATGACGGAAAAAGAGCTTTCCGAAGCTATCGTCAAAAAAGCCAAGGCGAAATTCGAAGACATCACAGGCGACCAACTGCGTGCAATTTCCGCTGCGGCAGTCGCGTTGGCCTATGAACAGAAGGCGCTGGATGACGGCGCCTATGCCCGCCAGAAGACGGATGCTGCCGTGCGCAACGGCAAGTCGAAGCGGTTCATTGCGCAGACGCTCTCAGCAAAGGGTGTGGATACGGACGTCGCTGCTTCGGCACTCAAGGATACCGACGATCTCTATGCGGCTGTGGTCTTTGCCAGAAAGCGCGCCTTCGGCCCGTACCGGCGGGGAGAGGCCGACGACAAGCGCAAGGCCAAGGAGCTATCGGCGTTCGCCCGTAACGGGTTCGGCTTCACGATCGGCAATGCGGTCTTCGAGATGAGTGCAGACGAAGCCGACGCCATCCTGGCAGGCTGA